The window aAGGAAAACGCTGCGAAGGGCAACACACTCCCCTTCCCAACCCTCAGTGAACACCTTCCGTTACGCAGGGccggctctgggggatctggcgccctgatgcaacattctgttgagcgcctccccaatagtaaaaaataaaaattcaaaataattacaattagtgtgtattcaaaatttaatacacaaagattttacttaattatgtacataacattgtatataatataattatgtacataatatgtatataatataattataattatattactcctatacttaaagagctatttggctaccaatacgcttctgggcaaaatacaaggtgctggttatgacctataaagtaggcttgtgcccgaaacgttttggaggccattatggaggcctccgaaacgtttcgactccgggggccatttcggtgcttcggcaccggcaggggtagtcatttaagggcgggggagggtgcacttctgtcatcggctggaagtggctggaagaagcAAGTGTGCGCGCACACCCGCACGGCAGACGGGTGCGTGCACAcccgcaacgggcgcatgcgtgcttgcttcttctggccacttccagccgatgacagaaacggggtggcagggaggaacgctgccaccccgaggggcttaacagtgacggaGCGCCGGTGGgagatatgcggcgggagggataagtgcaccctcccccgcccttaaaggactacccccgccggtgccaaagaaacttcatgcacatccctactataaagccctacacagcttaggccctgggtatttaagataacggagcagtcttggcttgagtgagtgagtgagaatggagcagtcttggcttgaatgagagaaagagagagagagaatggtgcagtcttggcgagaaaaagagagagtgtcagttccccattgttctggagGTCCCTGTCCACATCCTGCCAGAGGCAGCTTCCCCCGCCCCTGacagcgctttctctccccaccgggctccctccctccctgccattttcgccCGCCCTTCGCCAGGCTCCCTTATGAGGCCGCCGGCCgcttccttcccctcttccctcatCACTGCATCtggggccattttcttctcaccGCCTCCTGTCAATTCGAGCCGCCGCacggctgaggggatggctgcgcGGGTGCATGTGTGTCCTTCTAAACCCCCCTCCCCGGTGGCAAAAGATATCAGAGCAATGTcgtggcctgctgcttggcccggcattgcttcccaactgtgaggcgtgcctgcgcagttaagagTTACTCATTGGCTcaaggccctcctgcagactgcgCCCTGATGCGGTGCATTAtctgcttactggtaagagcTGACCCTGCCAGTACGGAAGAGGGCTGGGTAAAGTACAGTCCTGCAGAGTGGGAACGGTCACCTCTCGATGGTCTCAGCCGCGGGGGCTGCGTAATAAGAGTACTGAATATTCAATTCAGCTTCGATCTAAGCTCCCCAAAGCCCCCCAAAACTATCAGGAAACCATACTTTAAAGTGTTTGTGATGGGAtgggcgccgccgccgccagccgctGGGTCCTCTTGTGCCTTACGGTGAAGAACACTGGGTGGTGGGCTATAGGAAGgtgaattgattcaacttgagAATTATTGCTAGCAATGTAATGCATGCGTGACAAAGACCATGGTCCACTCAAGCCTGCGTATGGCCACTTACCGCAGAACAGACAGTCCCTCGCGGCAGGAGGCAAACGCACGTGGAAAGCGGCCCTTCAGAAGCGAAGTCCAGAGCGCCGCAGGATGATGTCACGGAGAAGCGGGGATTTGGGGCCTCGCCTTTCCTCCTCGCAAGGtggctgccagtgccagcagcagTGAAGCCTCTTTCTCTGGGCTTCGGGAAGGCGGGCTGGGCGGAGGCGTTCCCGGCCTCGGCCCAAGGGAAGGGGCGGGACAGGTTTTGCGAGCCTCGCCTTTCCGAAATCGTCGTCTCCATTTTGCAGGCTGCGCTGTGTGTGGGTGGCGGAAGGGGTCTCCGGGATCACACGCAGGTCTTGTCTCAGGTGAGCGAGGGCGGCGGCGAGGAGGAGAGGCGGGCCTGGGGGTCGGGGGCGGGCAGGAGATGAGCCCCACTCCTGGTCCCCTCccgcgcgcgcggggggggggggtgctcccgCAGCTCGAGAGGGAGTGGAGAAGAGGGAAGTCAGG of the Hemicordylus capensis ecotype Gifberg chromosome 3, rHemCap1.1.pri, whole genome shotgun sequence genome contains:
- the LOC128351057 gene encoding uncharacterized protein LOC128351057 isoform X2, yielding METTISERRGSQNLSRPFPWAEAGNASAQPAFPKPRERGFTAAGTGSHLARRKGEAPNPRFSVTSSCGALDFASEGPLSTCVCLLPRGTVCSADCVFNKLCHPEAEKGCVTAPAMTPSLRRMEEWKNHGRMPNTPHTAFDFSVAYLWDSTKVCPSIFWQC